From the Labrus mixtus chromosome 10, fLabMix1.1, whole genome shotgun sequence genome, the window ATAAATGTCGCTTAATTAAACCAAATGATGTGAATCATACAATAAGAACATTTATAATCTGAGCAACAAAATCATGAGGTTTAAAAGCTAATCAAATGAGTATTATTAGGCAGAATGTTTCAGGGCATATCTCTAAACTGGGAgttttatgggtttttttttttttgctttactaTATACATTGTCACTTGTGAAAGCTCAGTGAGCATTCAAATAAACGTCAAATGTGTACTCTTAGCAGACTACATGAATCAGTTTTGGAAATGAAGCTAGATCAAGTTCCAGATGACACCAATCAGCAAACTGTCTGAGCTATTTTCTCCCTTACCCTCACTCTCCTGGATAGTACCACGTCAGTAAGGTGTCTCAGTCGGAGCCCCAGATGCTGAGCTCCAGTGCAGCCATGGACGACCTGGAGTCTGCCCTGCAGTCCCTGGAGGTCAAGATGGACGGAGAGAGCAGCTCTGCTTCTGAAATGCTGGTTAGActatttggatttttttgtttttctcttagaATCAGTTACTGTCAGGGTAGGAGTGAGGCTGtctcagcagcagacacattctCATCTACAATCTGATCGTATTTTATTATTGGAGGCTCAGAGTTATGCATTAAGTTATTGCATTTCATTCAGTATTTGTGGTCATTTTGGAAAGACCAGAACTATTATgggactttttattttacagtttgtttaagaCATAATGTGAAAACATATGATTGTCATACAGAAAGAGCCACAAATATCTCAAATGATACAGTTCACAAAGAGGCAAAGGAAAACGTTCATCcactgaaaaacatctttgttatCCAGGAAACCATGACTGCACCTGAACTCAACGACTATCTGAAGATTTTCAGGTAAAACTTATCATGTGTATGACCATCTGCGAAGACATGTCCAATATAACAATCTGTGCTTCTGTCTTCATTAAATTACAGAAAAGGATTAGTTTctgatttttactttttcacacCCATGTTGATAGTTCTGTTGAAACTGAGCCATGTGATTGTTTCAGGCCCAAGAGACTGACACTGAAGGGATATAAGCAATACTGGTTCAAGTTCCAGGACACCTCAATCTGTTATTTCAAGAGCAAAGAGGAGAGCATCGGAGAGCCCATTCAACAGATTAACCTCAAAGGTACTGAAAGTATTACTTTATGATCATATATTcaggatgaagagaaagagcAGTCAATCTTTTGATTTACAGCTGTGTGGCATCACTGCATGCTACAGTATGATATAAAGActacagagttttaaaaaaaaaaaaagtgtgagtgCTATACTCTCCAGTTTCCTGCCAAATCAATAGATTAGTACGATGAACCGAGATCCTGGGCTAAAATACAGGAAATGAAAAGTTAGCATGAATCAGTGTTCATGGAAGTCtaaatctgtgttttgtcttttacacccatgtctgatttattttttaaagctgattttttttgggcTTAACTGGATAGGACAGATATAAAGTGACCGGATTTGAAGGGAAGGAGAGTGGGTGATGAAATGCACCAAATGGCGTCAGGGTCGGGAGTTGGCCAGTGTGACGAGGGCTttagcctcagtacatggggcgcctgctctacaaactgagccacactGGCATCCCCATGAAAGCTTGTTATGTCCAACCCATGAGTGTAAGATTACAGTGTTGTTAATAGTTGTCCTTTACACAGGATGCGAGGTGGCTCCTGATGTGAACGTGGCAGCACAGAAGTTCCTCATTAGACTTCTGATTCCAGCTTCAGAGGGCATGAACGAGGTCTATCTACGCTGTGAAAACGTGAGGACACCGCTCACACACATTTGCCCTCATCTGTGGATGTGACATGTTGTCAATGCAATACCGTTCTCACTATCTcacctctctctcgccctccagGAGCAGCAGTATGCTCAGTGGATGGCGGCCTGTCGACTGGGCTCCAAAGGCAAGAGTCTGGCTGACAGCAGCTACCAGAGTGAGATCGAGAGCATCGGCTCCTTCCTAGCTATGCAAAAGACCAGCTCTGGTTCCCATGGTAACACCCCTGCCAGTGATGAAAGCATCAATACTCACAGTCTGGTCTCGCCACGCTACCATAAGAAGTACAAACCCAAACAGGTAGAGATAAATATACTGAATGTTATATCTAATATTTTCTGGATTTAGCAATTCTTAACAAGCTGCATGACATTGGACAACATAGTAACTGAAACTGCCTAAGCCATCGGCATCTGAGATTTCGGCTTACTTTTTCTCAAGGCAGCAAAATTATAATTAcgcctgacctttgaccctgtgCCTGCTCCTCCAGCTGACCCCTCGTATCCTGGACGCGTACCAGAATGTGGCTCAGCTCTCTCTGACAGACGCAGTGATGCGTTTCCTGCAGATCTGGCAGGCCCTGCCTGACTTTGGCCTCTCTTACTTTATTGTCAGGTGAACTTTTTAAGTCTAGTTTGAAGTTTGAAAGAATTAAATGTGTGCCAGCTGCAAAAAAACTTGTGAGATGAAAATTACATTAACGGGTGTTTGATATGCAGTGTATATTAAAGTGAGTCTCATAAGTGTGGTAACATAGTGTATTAAAACTTTTTAGAACATAAAAGAACTCACTGGCAGTGTAACTTTTAGAAAAAACATCATTTCTGattttaaatcttcatttaaagacaagaaaaagcCAAACTAAAATTCATTATCCATCTATTAATCTATAATCAGAGGAATTTCTGGTGGTTGAGGAAACTCTTTTTATCAATCTtgctgtgtgaatatgtgtgaaaAAACATGTAGTCCCTGTTCATATATTAAATCTTTATTACGCATTATTATAAGGGCGGGGTAAAAACTCGTAAAGTGTTATCCCTCAAGCATACAAGTGACTTTATTGTATTATGGGATTTGAGATTAATTATTGTCTCAGGAAGgttttaaaaggcagaaagcTGAAGGTGTTTTTTGCCTGACAGGTTTAAGGGCAGTCGGAAAGACGAGGTTCTGGGCATTGCTCCCAACCGCCTGATCCGCATTGACCTGGGTGTGGGCGATGTGGTGAAGACCTGGCGCTACAACAACATGAAGCAGTGGAATGTCAACTGGGATATACGACAGGTGACACTGATGACTTTATACAACTTCCGTCCTACAGAAAATACAGCTCTGTGTACCTTGTCTTCCAGAATGTTGAACTGAATTAGGTAAAGGAGAATTTATATATCATCCTTAAACCATGCTGCTAGTGTAGGAGATGTGACCTTGGTTACACTATTTATAAGATGAAAAGCTTCAGTTCCAACAGTGCAGAGCTAAACTTTTAAAGAAGCCCTTAACATGATTGTTGTATTGTCACCAACTGGAACAATGTTCTACCCCCAAATTTAGCTTCCACTGTAAAAGTATCTCATACAttctcttctttgtgtttcttctctcctAGATGGCCATAGAGTTTGAAGGAAACGTCAACATTGCTTTCAGCTGTGTGACAGCAGACTGCAAAATCGTTCACGAGTTCATCGGAGGTTACATTTTCATGTCGACACGCAGTCGTGAGAAGAGCGACAAGCTCAATGAGGAGCTTTTCCACAAGCTGACCGGAGGCCACGAAGCCCTCTAAGACTGCGACATACAAATCCTCAACAGCCCACAATGATTCCCAGAGTGTCTGTACCGCACCAAAGAGGATTGTATGCTCCATTCAGTCCACTTTGATTTTATATAACCTATGTTACACTCATACACACTGTCAGTGGATCAGCTTTGCAGTGGATGGATGACAAAACATGTAAGGAAGGTTCAAGAATCCTAAAAACTTCTCCTTTACTTCATAATGGACTGCTGGCGCCCCCACACCCTCTTTTCACTCAGATTAGAAAGTCTTGCTTTGTTTATAGCTGTAGTCTTATTGTCACTTAGAGTTTAGTTTTACACTCCTTGCACATTACAGCAGCCAAGATATCAAAGCCGATGATCaaacaaagatgaaaataagaaaatcaagcaaatatgaaatgtttccCAAATTAACATGAATAAACACCATTTATTGAAATTATACAGCTATTCCCTTTATTCCCCTCTCTGTTGTCATCCCTCCTTATGGTCCTTACATATGGTGCTAATTTGTTGTTACTTACACTGGAGGCTATGTATCTCCCCTcatatgctgtgtgtgtgtgtgtgtgtgtgtgtgtgtgtgtgtgtgtgtgtgtgtgtgtgtgtgtgtgtgtgtgtgtgtgtgtgtgtgtgtgtgtgtgtgtgtgtgtgtgtgtgtgtgtgtgtgtgtgtgtgtgtgtgtgtgtgtgtgtgtgtgtgtgtgtgtgtgtgtgtgtgtgtgtcccataTCTCAAAAGGAAACTGTTGAGGCAGCCTAACCACAGAGTCTGCATCCTCTGCTTTCAGTCACACGATTAACCCCACTTTGAATATATCCTTAAAAGTTCCTCAATGTTCAATTGAGGAACGGCCTGACGGCTTGTTACCAGCAGTCAGTCTGTTTTGTGTAACTAGGGTGGGATGATATATTTAACAAcagctttgaaaaataattgtgcaaagggggaaaaacacaatataaatgaataaataaatacatgaaaaaaaagtgacattggCCAGTATTAGATGGTTAAAACTCCTGTATGGAGTATTTAGCTGATTAAGAAACagactaaaataaatacagatgtctctatatgacctacaaaagatAAATGAGAGCATCAGCATAGAGGTTGACTATtctatactgtaaatattaacgccaaaaaaaacagcaacaggcAGGTTGACTCTCCTTATGCTGAGCAAAAATCTCCGGCTCCTGCCCAACAAGTGTTACCATGGGAACTAGTATAAGCATCAACCAACCACCGGATGCTGGAACAATCAGCTGCTTTGACCAAAGACAGAGCAGTATCCTCATCCGCTACTACAATGGTAGGATGCTccctgaaacacagaacaaaaatgACATGAGTGAATGTGTTCCAACTTTAAAAtacaatcatttaaatgtttaatatttttcttacttgtagGCTTTAGTCTTACGGCACGGCTGAAGTATTTTGGGAGAAGTTTTCCCTCTGCGTTGCCTGCAGTCAGCAACACACCATTTTCTGACCAGAAGAACTCAATACCATCTGTACAGTGAGGAACACACATATATCCCATTTAAGAGCGGTTCCTGGTAGACTTAACGCTAAATTCAGAATATTTGGCTCAAATCTATGAGATATTAACCTTACCAGCAAGAGCTTTAGGGACATCAATATACACAGCAAGATCACAGTCTCTCCTCATGCCTAGGGGTGAAAAATGAAACTGTAGAACCTATTTTTCTAAATGCTCAGCtgacagcaaacaaacacagcttaCCACTGATGACTCCATCTTCCCCTGGCAGGCCAGGAGCCAGGTGGATGTGTGTCCTCTGCATGCGGCTCAGACCCTGCTGCTTGATGGAGTTCCAGTTGCGGAGGTAGGAGCCATGCACTGCCTCAGCAGGGCAGTCTGGAGAACCAGCCAGAATGGGTTTCAGCTCTAAATCCACTACCTGCACACAAGGATAAAAATCTGCATTTACATGACATTTAAGCGGGTACACTGAAGTGTTTCAGCCAGAGTTCTGAAACACAGTAACAAACTGTCCTCCTGGTTAGGAAAAGAAAAGTGGGATGCACAAAAGTTGTTACTCTTATTATGAAGTTCTTAACTCTGAGGGAAAGATAGGCAAAAAAACTGAGGATAGGACCTTTATGGAAGGTCATAGACCACTTGTATACATGTTGTATTTTGCTTCTTTGTCTATCTTTGAAGCAAATGCACCTGTAATTGATTAAAGGAGAATAGAATAGTAAAGGAAACACAATTGAAGATCAAGATCTGTTTAAGCAGAAGAGCCTGTGCTATTCCCATATGTATTGTTGCACTGATTACACTTCACTGAGATGATACAAATTCATTGATTTTCTGAGGATTTACAGCCTACACCTGAAACAAAAATTATAcaggaaaaatgttttcactatatttgtatttatttgtaaatgatGTATGATAGCTTTATTCAACATGCTGTGCATTTGTCCATCTACTTTTAAACCCTCAAATGTAAAATCTATGTATATACAAAATTGATTGCAAATCCTGCGCAGTTCATCTAATATTGCAGGGATTATGCTAAATGCTCCTTTTAAATCCATCATGAATCTGACTGTATATCAGTCCTAGATTaggtaacagacacacacacacagtctatgCATTCTCTGGATCCCTTTTTGTGGCTGTAGAGAGCAAGAAGTATACAAGTAACACATGACTTTTTCCTTTATGCAGATccactgaaaaaagaaaataagcatCCATTCGATTCTATTTTATTAGGGAAGCACTGACAAATGCGTAGGACCCTATTGTAAATGCAAGGAattattctttttcatgttcaattgtaaaaatatatacaggTTACAAATATATAACCAGACAGATAATATATCCTAGGGTTGTGGTTTGTCTAAAATAGATTCCCCCTTCTTGTTGCCTATTGCTGATGTCTTTGGGTTTCTTCTTAGAAAATAGAGGCTACTTATATGAGATTTGCTTCTTTGCATACCTGTACTGAATGGCCCTGGCTTGCTCGGATCTGCAGGCGACCATCCTCTGGGTGGGGACGAAGCTTAAAGCgctgtttgtcatttgttgcCACGACTCTTTGTACGTCTTCCAGTGAGTATGAGCGGAACTGTGGGTTAGCGAGCAGTTCCTCCACAAACAGGAAGCCATCTATGAGAATAAGAGTTGTAAAGGTTAGTGTGCATgtcttcaaacatttaaagtgaaagaGAATACAGCTGTTGGTGTTATGAATAATTCAGAAGGAAAGAAAGGCTCTGAAAACGTATCCTTGGTAGTTTAAAGAATTACTAAATATATTGTCAAATAGTCGATATGATTTTTGCTGGGGTTCCAAGATGTCACACTGGTCAACAATAAAGgagacatattgtgaaaaatccacttttacagtgtttttgaacatatatttgggtaacctgagtgtctactcacctccaaatgtgaaataaacccatccagtcctttgtttgtagtctacatgagtcttacaacacaaagaaaaatgctcagtttcaaatttgctctccttgtgatgtcacagtgggattctagtaaaaaaaaataccctcccctcccctggtatctccacccatggactccatccccagcttagagcaaaacttttgcacaggtctgccatttttattcttctagtgaaggagtgatgtctactgggaaaactcaggggggctcatagcatttaaagagacacacacaccaaaacggagcgttctgagagagctggtttatacagggtcacaatggtgcttgattcatgttatattttgaccaaagaacagcacagatgtttcatttagaccacaggggactgtttgaaaaggtagaaaaggggtataatatgtcctctttaacaccCAAGTAATTTTTTGATTGTGGCtttaaaagtaactttaaaGAATTTACTAACATggttactgtttgtgtgtgcatctctGTGTAAGTCACACATTCCATAAAAATacctacaataaaacaaaattgtCATACATGTTGAGCAACGAGCGTACaaacatattatttaaatattcaaacataaacttattcacaaaaaaaaaaactgtgatatAGTTTATATGTGTAACATTGAAGGGAAGTATTTAGAtgaataaacatgtaaacaattATTCAGATctataacacaacaaaaaaaagtaaaataatctgTTACAAGAAACGAACTGCCTTCAATTCATTTGCAAAAGattcttattttattaattattataattgGAAGAAAGAATATTTTCCTATGAAATGTGAGAGAACAGACATATGGGGGGGTGCTCAAGCAAAGGACTAGTTCGTCAAAACTATtctataaaaataatatatatatatatttttttttttttaaataatcttttttattattattctaaacTAAATATATGCTTAATTCTTGCTATAATTTCATGCTTTGCATCAAAGTTGTGACAGAGACTGGACAGCACTAGTAAAAGGAAAGTCTGCAGGTCTCATTGTTGGGATATGTTAAGAAACTCACCTGTACCCATTTGAAGACCCATCTGGTTGGCTCCATGGCGAAGAGCATAAGACATGGATTTAGACAGGCGGACATCTTTGTCCTGGTAGGGGAGAAGGCAATACTCAAGACAGATTGATagac encodes:
- the fermt3b gene encoding fermitin family homolog 3b, which codes for MAAWDLSVTVEDLGPDAPPVTLSVASDLHVGGVILKLVEKTQIQRDWSDHALWWEQKQHWLLRTAWTLEKYGIHADARLLFMPQHKPLKLGLPNGKTLRLLVCFSNPVFQTVMGICRQLNIRHPEELSLLRPVEEKKKKKDKDSTEEIYNLTEVPLSSASRPSLYNGMPAHFADSPQMEAIYKMLSVTQPPPAPEVIAKQYRAASVVDKAHIHGRWLDSSRCLMQQGIQDSDRVWLRFKYFSLYDIEPKYDAVRLSQLYEQARWAILLEDIDCTEEEMMLFGALQYHVSKVSQSEPQMLSSSAAMDDLESALQSLEVKMDGESSSASEMLETMTAPELNDYLKIFRPKRLTLKGYKQYWFKFQDTSICYFKSKEESIGEPIQQINLKGCEVAPDVNVAAQKFLIRLLIPASEGMNEVYLRCENEQQYAQWMAACRLGSKGKSLADSSYQSEIESIGSFLAMQKTSSGSHGNTPASDESINTHSLVSPRYHKKYKPKQLTPRILDAYQNVAQLSLTDAVMRFLQIWQALPDFGLSYFIVRFKGSRKDEVLGIAPNRLIRIDLGVGDVVKTWRYNNMKQWNVNWDIRQMAIEFEGNVNIAFSCVTADCKIVHEFIGGYIFMSTRSREKSDKLNEELFHKLTGGHEAL
- the trpt1 gene encoding tRNA 2'-phosphotransferase 1, translating into MDDDRGGRGRRRGRGRGGHGNHGGEDKDVRLSKSMSYALRHGANQMGLQMGTDGFLFVEELLANPQFRSYSLEDVQRVVATNDKQRFKLRPHPEDGRLQIRASQGHSVQVVDLELKPILAGSPDCPAEAVHGSYLRNWNSIKQQGLSRMQRTHIHLAPGLPGEDGVISGMRRDCDLAVYIDVPKALADGIEFFWSENGVLLTAGNAEGKLLPKYFSRAVRLKPTRSILPL